Proteins from a genomic interval of Paenibacillus thermoaerophilus:
- the rsfS gene encoding ribosome silencing factor → MNQSVDTLLQAVVKAADDKKAHNITVLDLKGISLIADYFVICHGNSDTQVQAIVSEIRKVADSFGVRVKGVEGADKARWVLVDLGDVVAHVFHRDEREYYNLERLWSDARIVETV, encoded by the coding sequence ATGAATCAATCGGTGGATACCTTACTGCAGGCGGTCGTCAAAGCGGCCGACGACAAAAAAGCGCATAACATCACGGTGCTGGATCTGAAAGGCATCTCGCTGATCGCCGATTATTTCGTCATCTGCCACGGCAATTCGGACACGCAGGTGCAGGCGATCGTCTCCGAGATCCGCAAAGTCGCCGACAGCTTCGGCGTGAGGGTGAAAGGCGTGGAAGGCGCGGACAAAGCGCGCTGGGTGCTGGTGGATCTCGGCGACGTCGTGGCGCATGTGTTCCATCGCGACGAGCGCGAGTATTACAATCTGGAGCGTCTGTGGTCGGACGCGCGGATCGTGGAGACCGTATGA
- a CDS encoding nicotinate-nucleotide adenylyltransferase: MRIGIMGGTFDPVHIGHLLAAESARESAGLDEVWFMPTCVPPHKRSAPAADARHRLRMVELAIQGHPDFRACPLEIEKGGTSYTYETVRLLKERHPEDEFYYIIGADMVQYLPNWAKIGELAQQIRFIGLRRPGYEWNPGELPEWIARAVIPADMPQIGVSSTEIRRMLAQGRSLRYVLPEAVRLYVKEQGLYAS, translated from the coding sequence ATGCGAATCGGCATCATGGGAGGGACGTTCGATCCCGTGCATATCGGCCATCTGCTGGCCGCCGAAAGCGCCAGGGAGTCGGCCGGACTGGACGAAGTCTGGTTTATGCCGACCTGCGTGCCTCCGCACAAGCGGTCGGCGCCCGCAGCGGACGCCCGGCATCGGCTGCGTATGGTGGAGCTGGCGATTCAAGGCCACCCGGATTTCCGCGCCTGTCCCCTCGAGATCGAAAAGGGGGGCACCTCCTATACGTACGAGACGGTGCGCCTGCTGAAGGAACGGCATCCGGAGGATGAATTTTACTACATTATCGGAGCCGATATGGTTCAATATTTGCCGAATTGGGCGAAAATAGGAGAACTGGCACAGCAGATCCGGTTCATCGGCTTGCGCCGTCCGGGATACGAGTGGAATCCGGGCGAACTGCCGGAGTGGATCGCGCGGGCGGTCATCCCGGCGGATATGCCGCAGATCGGCGTCTCCTCGACGGAGATTCGCCGGATGCTGGCCCAGGGGCGATCGCTTCGATACGTGCTGCCGGAGGCGGTCAGACTGTACGTGAAGGAGCAAGGACTGTATGCATCTTAA
- the yqeH gene encoding ribosome biogenesis GTPase YqeH encodes MTEAIRHRLKCSGCGVELQSEDPSRAGYVPPGAGGGKGKDAKIVCKRCFRIRHYNEAVSVPMDDAQFLRILSGIGATRSTVLHIVDLFDFDGSVIPGLHRFVGDNPVVLAVNKADLLPKGVNQNRTVNWIRKLAKENGLKPAEVVLLSAKLNAGFDRLLEALRNHRNGRDIYVVGATNVGKSTLINRLISDYSDLDGELTVSPYPGTTLDVVSVPLEDGGAMIDTPGIVYPWRLTEMVGPATLRAVLPDKFVKPRVYQLDERQTLFFGALARFDFVKGEHQSFTCYVSNGIHVHRRKLDGADEFWEKHRGELLSPPNAGELASLPPLARHSLRIPPGAKMDVSISGLGWIQCSGLTGAMIDVYAPKGVKVVLRPSMI; translated from the coding sequence ATGACAGAAGCCATCAGACACAGATTGAAATGTTCGGGATGCGGCGTCGAGCTGCAGTCGGAAGATCCGTCCCGCGCGGGTTATGTCCCTCCGGGAGCCGGGGGCGGCAAGGGGAAGGACGCCAAAATCGTCTGCAAGCGCTGCTTCCGCATCCGTCATTATAACGAAGCGGTCTCCGTGCCGATGGACGATGCGCAGTTTTTGCGCATTTTGAGCGGGATCGGCGCGACCCGCAGCACCGTGCTGCACATCGTCGATCTGTTCGACTTCGACGGCAGCGTCATTCCCGGCCTGCACCGGTTCGTCGGAGACAACCCGGTTGTGCTGGCCGTGAACAAGGCGGATCTGCTGCCGAAGGGCGTCAACCAGAACCGGACGGTTAACTGGATTCGCAAGCTCGCCAAGGAAAACGGCTTGAAGCCGGCGGAAGTCGTGCTGTTGAGCGCCAAACTCAATGCCGGCTTCGACCGGCTGCTGGAAGCGCTGAGAAACCATCGCAACGGCCGCGATATTTATGTCGTCGGAGCGACAAACGTCGGCAAATCGACGCTGATCAACCGGCTGATCTCGGATTACAGCGATCTGGACGGCGAATTGACCGTCTCCCCGTATCCGGGAACGACGCTCGACGTCGTCTCCGTGCCGCTTGAGGACGGCGGAGCGATGATCGACACGCCGGGCATCGTCTACCCGTGGCGGCTGACCGAGATGGTCGGGCCCGCGACGCTGAGAGCGGTGCTTCCCGACAAATTCGTCAAACCGAGGGTCTATCAGTTGGACGAGAGACAGACGTTGTTTTTCGGAGCGCTGGCGCGGTTCGATTTCGTCAAGGGCGAACACCAGTCCTTTACGTGTTACGTCTCCAATGGGATTCACGTTCACCGCCGGAAGCTCGACGGCGCCGACGAGTTTTGGGAGAAGCACCGGGGAGAGCTGCTGTCTCCGCCAAATGCCGGGGAACTGGCGTCGCTGCCTCCGCTGGCGAGACATTCGCTGCGCATCCCGCCGGGAGCCAAGATGGATGTCTCCATCAGCGGTCTCGGCTGGATTCAATGCAGCGGCTTGACCGGGGCGATGATCGACGTATACGCGCCGAAGGGCGTTAAAGTGGTCTTGCGTCCCTCGATGATCTGA
- a CDS encoding class I SAM-dependent DNA methyltransferase produces MAYERFAAAYDRLMEDMPYPEWLAFLAEAWDRLGMEKPRVLADLGCGTGSLAIPLAQSGIRVYGIDLSEHMLAIASDKEAEMRRSGGSAAAEIVWLQQDMRELALPEQVDAAFSFCDCLNYLTEEEDLAKTFRAVYDALRPGGAFLFDVHTPALLERYADEQPFTLNEPDAAYIWTCELDIGRCQIEHALTIFLAGDDGRFDRIEEVHVQRAYPLDKLERMLRDAGFGRIEQAADFRWRAPGRETQRAFFAAVK; encoded by the coding sequence ATGGCATACGAACGATTTGCCGCGGCGTACGACCGTCTGATGGAGGACATGCCGTATCCGGAGTGGCTGGCGTTTTTAGCCGAGGCCTGGGATCGGCTTGGCATGGAGAAGCCGCGGGTGTTGGCCGACCTCGGCTGCGGCACGGGCAGTCTCGCGATTCCGCTGGCCCAGTCGGGCATTCGCGTCTATGGCATAGATTTGTCCGAGCATATGCTGGCGATCGCGTCGGACAAGGAAGCCGAGATGCGCCGGTCGGGCGGTTCCGCCGCTGCGGAGATCGTCTGGCTGCAGCAGGACATGCGCGAGCTGGCGCTGCCGGAGCAGGTGGACGCGGCGTTTTCGTTTTGCGACTGCCTGAACTATTTGACGGAGGAAGAAGATCTCGCCAAGACGTTCCGGGCCGTCTACGACGCGCTTCGGCCGGGCGGAGCGTTCCTGTTCGACGTGCATACGCCCGCGCTGCTGGAGCGGTACGCGGACGAGCAGCCGTTTACGCTGAACGAACCCGACGCGGCTTATATCTGGACGTGCGAGCTGGATATCGGCCGCTGCCAGATCGAACATGCGCTGACGATCTTCCTGGCAGGCGACGACGGGCGGTTCGACCGGATTGAGGAGGTGCACGTCCAACGGGCGTACCCTCTGGACAAGCTGGAGCGGATGCTGCGCGACGCCGGCTTCGGCCGCATCGAACAGGCCGCGGACTTCCGCTGGCGCGCCCCGGGACGGGAGACGCAGCGGGCATTTTTCGCCGCGGTGAAATAA
- a CDS encoding CvfB family protein: MTMQTGRPLQLWVEREQPPFGYFLTDGESSVLLPYAESAGGGGHKPGDVLTAYLFHDSKERLTATTKKPLIEWGEVKALEVADFHPRFGCFLEMGWGRQLLLPLSELPESEMFRPQRGDRVYVKLSRDKQGRLLAVRAREPDLDKLSFHAPTSWSGRWMPCRVYNPLANATYVVVEGGVLGFGAIGMIHKQERMRPLRLGEALEARVVKVREDGRVNLAMRAVKEESRDSDAETILRYLRERPNGAMPYSDETPPDLIKQKFGMSKAAFKRALGKLMREGLVRQEQSWTYLQESGGKPEER, encoded by the coding sequence ATGACGATGCAGACGGGCAGGCCGCTGCAACTCTGGGTCGAACGGGAGCAACCGCCCTTCGGCTATTTCCTGACGGACGGGGAATCCTCGGTGCTGCTGCCGTATGCGGAATCGGCCGGAGGAGGGGGCCATAAGCCCGGAGACGTATTGACGGCGTATTTGTTCCACGACAGCAAGGAGAGGCTGACCGCGACCACGAAAAAGCCGCTTATCGAGTGGGGCGAGGTGAAGGCGCTGGAAGTCGCCGATTTTCATCCCCGTTTCGGCTGTTTTCTGGAGATGGGGTGGGGCAGACAACTGCTTCTTCCGCTGTCGGAGCTGCCGGAATCCGAGATGTTCCGGCCGCAGCGGGGGGATCGCGTCTACGTCAAGCTGTCAAGGGACAAGCAGGGGCGTCTGCTTGCGGTGCGGGCGCGCGAACCCGATCTGGACAAGCTTTCGTTCCACGCGCCGACAAGCTGGAGCGGCCGGTGGATGCCGTGCCGGGTGTACAACCCGCTTGCCAACGCCACGTACGTGGTCGTCGAGGGCGGGGTGCTCGGGTTCGGCGCTATCGGCATGATCCATAAGCAGGAGCGGATGAGGCCGCTCCGTCTCGGTGAAGCGCTGGAAGCGCGGGTCGTGAAGGTGCGCGAGGACGGCCGGGTGAATTTGGCGATGCGCGCGGTCAAGGAAGAGAGCCGCGATTCGGACGCGGAGACGATTCTCCGGTATCTGAGGGAACGGCCCAACGGAGCGATGCCTTATTCGGACGAGACGCCTCCGGATCTGATCAAGCAAAAATTCGGCATGAGCAAAGCCGCGTTCAAGCGGGCGCTCGGGAAGCTGATGAGGGAAGGTCTCGTCCGGCAGGAGCAAAGCTGGACTTACCTGCAGGAGAGCGGAGGCAAGCCGGAGGAACGCTGA
- a CDS encoding YqeG family HAD IIIA-type phosphatase has product MFDKLRPHQIVRTIYDIDLQELKSRGIRGIITDLDNTLVGARDPVATPELVEWLDRVRQEGFQVVIVSNNNRSRVSVFAAPLQLPFIPAARKPMNKSFRKALSLMGLSSRQAVVIGDQMLTDVLGGNRMGLHTIMVLPVSPKDEGFLTRVNRTLERVAVRWMKRRGIALWEERK; this is encoded by the coding sequence TTGTTCGACAAGCTGAGACCGCACCAGATCGTGCGAACGATCTACGATATCGATCTTCAGGAATTAAAGTCGCGGGGAATCCGCGGCATCATCACCGACTTGGACAATACGCTGGTGGGCGCCCGCGATCCCGTCGCGACGCCGGAACTGGTGGAATGGCTCGACCGTGTGCGGCAAGAGGGCTTTCAGGTCGTGATCGTCTCGAATAACAACCGTTCGCGCGTGTCGGTGTTCGCTGCGCCTCTCCAACTGCCGTTTATTCCGGCGGCCCGCAAGCCGATGAACAAATCGTTTCGCAAGGCGCTCAGCCTGATGGGCCTGTCCAGCCGGCAAGCCGTCGTCATCGGCGATCAGATGCTGACCGACGTGCTCGGAGGCAACCGGATGGGTCTGCACACGATTATGGTTCTCCCGGTCTCGCCGAAGGACGAGGGCTTCCTGACCCGCGTCAACCGGACGCTGGAGAGGGTCGCCGTCCGATGGATGAAGCGCCGGGGGATTGCGTTATGGGAGGAACGGAAATGA
- the aroE gene encoding shikimate dehydrogenase, with the protein MSASFQMDTKTVMYGVFGDPVAQSKSPIMLNRAFQVRGINAAYAAFHIKPGTLGDAVRGIRALGFRGVNVTIPHKLEVMNYLDEIDEHARRIGAVNTIVNDGGRLIGFNTDGIGYVRSLKEETGLTLRGCRVLMLGAGGAARGVGYALAREGAARIWIANRTVSKAEELAGYLREYTQADGIGLDGIGAIRQEVDLIVNNTSVGMSPNVDETPIDTSWFHPSLTVSDLIYNPMETKLLREARLAGAKTHGGLGMFIYQGAYAFEYWTGQPAPVREMREAVEAALRQG; encoded by the coding sequence ATGAGCGCATCCTTTCAAATGGACACCAAAACGGTGATGTACGGCGTATTCGGCGATCCGGTCGCCCAGTCGAAGTCGCCGATTATGCTGAACCGGGCCTTCCAGGTCAGAGGCATCAACGCGGCATACGCCGCCTTTCATATTAAGCCCGGCACGCTCGGAGACGCCGTGCGCGGCATCCGGGCGCTCGGCTTCCGGGGCGTGAACGTCACGATCCCGCATAAGCTGGAAGTGATGAATTATCTCGACGAAATTGACGAACACGCGCGCCGCATCGGAGCGGTCAACACGATCGTCAACGACGGCGGCCGGCTGATCGGATTTAATACCGACGGCATCGGTTATGTTCGCTCGCTGAAGGAGGAAACCGGCCTGACGCTGCGGGGCTGCCGCGTTCTGATGCTGGGCGCGGGCGGGGCCGCCCGCGGCGTCGGCTACGCGTTGGCCAGGGAAGGCGCGGCCCGCATCTGGATCGCCAACCGCACCGTCTCGAAGGCGGAGGAACTGGCCGGATATTTGCGCGAATACACGCAAGCGGACGGGATCGGTCTGGACGGCATCGGCGCGATCCGCCAGGAGGTCGATCTGATCGTCAACAACACGTCGGTGGGCATGTCCCCGAACGTGGACGAGACGCCGATCGACACGTCCTGGTTCCATCCGAGCTTGACGGTGAGCGATCTGATCTACAACCCGATGGAGACGAAGCTTCTCCGCGAAGCCAGATTGGCCGGCGCGAAGACGCATGGCGGTCTCGGCATGTTTATTTACCAAGGGGCGTACGCCTTCGAATATTGGACGGGGCAGCCCGCCCCGGTCCGGGAAATGCGCGAGGCCGTGGAAGCGGCTTTGCGTCAAGGATGA
- a CDS encoding transglutaminase TgpA family protein, translating into MIRRLFSDRWPQRWTALITGLFLYPFLSWMQEEEGLLLPETLLLMKIALFGSIALEMLLVRAHWLLRRLAQLALVVAANAAVADASWPKLAAPGLGGLWAWCKDAFAELLPYFWFGAGTWVVFLYTLWWVGIRWRIVALLVAGVVAMGIRDSFSMIYLWDQTLILIGCGLFLLVIHHFARLKERNPESWTYLAEYPGALMTTVLLTITGALALGAFAPEVRPVLTDPYTMYMNWQGKPVVTGGKGEAFNIDLTTGDSSSGYSRDDSGLGGSFEFDFSPVFTVMTSHRSYWRGETRSNYTGSGWEQTNAEKSAVVNARFGLGALPQTNEPPVSKLETVEVTQTFTMLRKDERFPVLFGASYIKQITAFGDVKSGTLPLQWSPRLRELRINPASSRNYPETYTVVSQVPVLNEEILRQAPLTVSNREAMRDYLQLPPSVTNRTRTLARELTKDAPTAYDKVKVLEKYLNTEFTYTNKPDTSKGRNDDFVHRFLFEIREGYCDYFSTAMVVLARAIDIPARWVKGYAPGDYAFDEEFGPAGVPAEAIGQLASGEGEYTVRNSHAHSWVEVYFEGIGWIPFEPTPGFSLPVVVPAGEIGEVTVPENIDVPETVEAAESESGDRRGGWIAFGIVGVSVAAAVIAALLIFARKRADWLPFGKGRALNRNQRVVREFERLLKYMRRKGYDRGEHETVRETVGRWSAANKWIAEDLAQVSDAFERAKYGRGEISEQDAVNAITRIAKLREMV; encoded by the coding sequence ATGATCAGGAGGCTGTTTTCGGATCGATGGCCCCAGCGTTGGACCGCGTTGATCACCGGCTTGTTTTTGTACCCGTTTCTCTCCTGGATGCAGGAGGAAGAGGGCTTGCTGCTGCCGGAGACGCTGCTGCTGATGAAGATCGCGCTGTTCGGCTCGATCGCGCTGGAGATGCTGCTGGTCCGGGCACACTGGCTGTTGCGGCGCCTGGCGCAGCTTGCGTTGGTCGTGGCGGCCAACGCGGCCGTCGCGGACGCGTCATGGCCCAAGCTTGCGGCCCCCGGTCTCGGGGGCCTCTGGGCTTGGTGCAAGGACGCTTTCGCCGAGCTTCTGCCGTATTTCTGGTTCGGAGCCGGAACTTGGGTCGTGTTCCTCTATACGCTGTGGTGGGTCGGCATCCGCTGGCGGATCGTCGCGCTGCTCGTGGCCGGCGTCGTGGCGATGGGCATCCGGGACTCGTTCAGCATGATTTACCTGTGGGACCAGACCTTGATTCTGATCGGCTGCGGTTTGTTCCTGCTGGTGATCCATCATTTCGCGAGGCTGAAGGAGAGGAACCCGGAGAGCTGGACGTATCTGGCCGAATATCCGGGCGCGCTGATGACCACGGTGCTGCTGACGATCACGGGCGCGCTTGCGCTCGGGGCGTTCGCTCCCGAGGTCAGGCCGGTCTTGACCGATCCGTATACGATGTACATGAATTGGCAGGGAAAGCCGGTCGTCACCGGCGGCAAAGGCGAGGCGTTCAACATCGATCTGACGACAGGGGACTCGTCTTCGGGCTATAGCCGCGACGACTCCGGACTCGGCGGATCGTTCGAGTTCGACTTCTCGCCCGTGTTTACCGTGATGACGTCACACCGTTCGTATTGGCGGGGCGAGACCCGCTCCAACTACACGGGAAGCGGCTGGGAGCAGACAAACGCGGAGAAATCGGCCGTCGTGAATGCCCGCTTCGGACTCGGGGCGCTGCCCCAGACGAACGAGCCGCCCGTGTCGAAGCTGGAGACGGTGGAGGTCACCCAGACGTTCACGATGCTGCGCAAGGACGAGCGCTTCCCGGTGCTGTTCGGCGCGAGCTATATCAAGCAGATCACCGCCTTCGGGGATGTCAAAAGCGGCACGCTTCCGCTGCAGTGGTCGCCGAGGCTGCGCGAGCTGCGGATCAACCCCGCCAGCTCGCGCAATTATCCGGAGACGTATACGGTCGTCTCGCAGGTGCCCGTTCTGAACGAAGAAATTTTGCGCCAGGCTCCGTTGACGGTGTCGAACCGGGAGGCGATGAGGGATTACCTGCAGCTCCCGCCGAGCGTGACGAACCGGACGCGCACGCTGGCGCGGGAGCTGACCAAGGATGCTCCGACCGCCTACGACAAGGTCAAAGTGCTGGAGAAATACCTGAACACGGAATTCACGTATACGAACAAACCGGATACGTCCAAAGGCCGGAACGATGATTTCGTTCACCGGTTTCTGTTCGAGATCCGGGAAGGGTACTGCGATTATTTCTCCACCGCGATGGTCGTGCTTGCGCGTGCAATCGACATTCCGGCGCGCTGGGTGAAAGGCTATGCGCCCGGCGATTACGCCTTCGACGAGGAATTCGGCCCGGCCGGCGTGCCTGCGGAAGCCATCGGGCAGCTCGCCAGCGGCGAAGGCGAATATACGGTGCGCAACTCGCATGCGCATTCGTGGGTCGAGGTTTACTTCGAAGGCATCGGGTGGATTCCGTTTGAGCCGACGCCGGGCTTTTCGCTGCCGGTCGTAGTGCCGGCGGGCGAGATCGGCGAAGTGACGGTGCCCGAAAATATCGACGTGCCCGAAACCGTCGAAGCGGCGGAGAGTGAATCCGGAGATCGGCGCGGCGGCTGGATCGCGTTCGGCATCGTGGGCGTGTCGGTTGCCGCCGCCGTTATCGCGGCCTTGCTGATTTTTGCACGGAAGCGGGCCGACTGGCTGCCGTTCGGCAAAGGGCGCGCGCTGAACCGCAATCAGCGGGTTGTGCGCGAGTTCGAACGGCTGCTGAAATACATGCGGCGCAAGGGCTACGATCGCGGCGAGCACGAGACGGTTCGCGAGACGGTCGGCCGCTGGAGCGCCGCGAATAAATGGATCGCGGAGGATCTGGCCCAGGTGTCGGACGCGTTCGAGCGCGCCAAATACGGGCGCGGCGAGATCAGCGAGCAGGACGCCGTCAACGCGATAACGCGTATTGCCAAGCTGCGGGAAATGGTCTGA
- a CDS encoding rhamnogalacturonan acetylesterase, giving the protein MQAVYRFDFGPGSVASGYERVTEHSVYAPETGFGFVEGSRVYGRDRGTGNPLRSDFCIPVPATFRVDVPDGNYNVHVTIGDEIAPTYTTVRFGPNRMALPLLETAPGQFVRRSFAAHVDDGSLRLHFTGKAPRVNAVEIERAEQATTVFLAGDSTVTDQEVFPYAGWGQMLPAFFKTDAAVANHAKSGRSSKSFIGEGRLDAIVGKIKPRDFLFVQFGHNDQKSDEERHTDPRTTYKEYLRRYVDAARAREAIPVLITPVERRLFDEAGNLKDSHGEYLTAVRELAAEQGVPLIDLAAKSRKVIEEWGDEGSKSLFMWSYPGEFPDFPDGAADNTHFNETGGMRMAGLVAEGIRELNLLPLSLYLR; this is encoded by the coding sequence ATGCAAGCCGTTTATCGCTTTGATTTCGGGCCGGGTTCCGTCGCATCCGGGTACGAGCGGGTTACGGAGCATTCCGTTTATGCGCCGGAGACAGGCTTCGGATTTGTCGAAGGCTCCCGGGTATACGGCCGGGACAGGGGGACGGGCAACCCGCTGCGTTCCGATTTCTGCATACCGGTGCCGGCGACCTTCCGCGTGGATGTGCCGGACGGCAATTACAACGTCCACGTGACGATCGGCGACGAGATCGCTCCGACGTATACGACGGTGCGGTTCGGACCGAACCGGATGGCGCTTCCGCTGCTGGAGACGGCACCCGGACAATTCGTGCGCCGTTCGTTCGCGGCGCATGTGGATGACGGATCGCTGCGCCTGCATTTCACCGGGAAGGCTCCCCGTGTCAACGCGGTGGAGATCGAACGCGCGGAGCAGGCGACAACGGTATTTCTCGCGGGCGACTCGACGGTGACGGATCAGGAGGTTTTCCCGTACGCGGGCTGGGGGCAGATGCTGCCGGCCTTCTTCAAGACCGATGCGGCGGTGGCCAATCACGCCAAGTCGGGCCGCAGCTCGAAGAGCTTTATCGGCGAAGGGCGTCTGGATGCCATCGTCGGGAAAATCAAGCCAAGGGATTTTTTGTTTGTCCAGTTCGGCCACAACGACCAGAAGTCCGATGAAGAACGCCATACCGATCCGCGGACGACGTACAAGGAGTATTTGCGGCGGTATGTCGACGCGGCCAGGGCGCGGGAGGCGATTCCGGTGCTGATTACGCCGGTGGAGCGCCGTTTGTTCGACGAGGCCGGGAATCTCAAGGATTCCCACGGGGAGTACCTTACGGCCGTGCGGGAGCTTGCCGCCGAGCAGGGCGTGCCGCTGATCGACCTCGCCGCCAAGTCGCGCAAGGTGATCGAAGAATGGGGCGACGAGGGCAGCAAATCGCTGTTTATGTGGAGCTATCCGGGGGAATTTCCGGATTTCCCGGACGGGGCGGCGGACAACACGCATTTTAACGAAACCGGCGGCATGCGGATGGCCGGGCTGGTCGCGGAGGGCATCCGCGAATTGAATTTGCTGCCGTTGTCTTTGTATCTGAGATAA
- the yhbY gene encoding ribosome assembly RNA-binding protein YhbY — protein MLTGKQKRYLRSLAHHLDPIFQVGKAGVNEAQLRSISEALDVRELVKISILTSCEDDRFEVSEALASGTGAELVQTIGKTVVLYKQAREEKDRKIQLP, from the coding sequence ATGCTGACAGGAAAACAAAAAAGATATTTGCGCTCGCTTGCCCATCATCTCGACCCGATCTTTCAGGTCGGCAAAGCCGGCGTCAACGAAGCGCAGCTCCGCTCGATATCCGAAGCGCTGGATGTCCGCGAGCTGGTCAAAATCTCGATATTGACGAGCTGCGAAGATGACCGCTTCGAAGTGTCGGAGGCGCTGGCTTCCGGAACGGGCGCGGAGCTGGTGCAGACGATCGGCAAAACCGTCGTGTTGTATAAGCAGGCCCGCGAGGAGAAGGACCGGAAAATCCAACTGCCGTGA
- the yqeK gene encoding bis(5'-nucleosyl)-tetraphosphatase (symmetrical) YqeK: MHLNELIERTRSQMPAKRWQHTLGVVETSVKLAEQFGADPRKAEIAAVLHDYCKFWPVDKQLRILRDNPELPQDLPEYDNALLHSHVGAWIARHELGIDDEEVLDAIRWHTSGRVGMTALDKVVCLADYIEPNRDFPGVEKMRELARHSMERALIAGFDSTISFLLQKGKKIYPLTVMSRNALIGELEG; this comes from the coding sequence ATGCATCTTAACGAATTAATAGAACGCACCCGGTCGCAAATGCCGGCCAAGCGCTGGCAGCATACGCTCGGCGTCGTGGAAACGTCGGTCAAGTTGGCGGAGCAGTTCGGAGCCGACCCGCGCAAGGCGGAGATTGCCGCTGTGCTGCACGACTACTGCAAATTTTGGCCGGTCGACAAGCAACTGCGGATTTTGCGCGACAACCCGGAGCTTCCGCAGGACTTGCCCGAATACGACAACGCCCTGCTGCATTCCCATGTCGGGGCGTGGATCGCCCGGCACGAGTTGGGCATCGACGACGAAGAGGTGCTGGACGCGATCCGCTGGCATACGTCCGGACGCGTCGGCATGACGGCTCTCGACAAAGTCGTCTGCCTGGCCGACTACATCGAGCCGAACCGCGATTTTCCCGGCGTGGAGAAGATGCGGGAGCTCGCCCGCCACAGCATGGAGCGGGCATTGATCGCGGGGTTCGATTCGACGATATCGTTTTTGCTGCAAAAAGGAAAAAAAATATACCCGCTCACCGTTATGAGCCGAAACGCGCTGATTGGAGAATTGGAGGGATAG